From Vreelandella neptunia, the proteins below share one genomic window:
- a CDS encoding CopG family antitoxin produces the protein MWRWRRITSFSKLKPSTKTISLRMPETLLDRLKIEAHK, from the coding sequence ATTTGGCGCTGGAGAAGAATCACTAGCTTCTCGAAACTGAAGCCCTCAACCAAGACTATCTCACTCCGCATGCCGGAAACTCTGCTTGATCGGCTCAAAATTGAAGCGCACAAGTAA
- a CDS encoding NCS1 family nucleobase:cation symporter-1, translating to MKESNDVSDLDIKHIDPTLYNEDLAPLKPQDRNWGAFEIFNVWSNDIQSLFGYTLAASLFLTYGLNGWAVMAAIILAGVIVMFLVNLTGKPSVKYGIPFPVMVRASMGVRGANLPAMLRAIVGIFWYGVQTYFASTAVTLLITAFVGAGSGSTFLGLSGVAWVSFVIVWLFQIAIFWQGIERIKHFLNWAGPLVYVVMLVLMIIVWYKAGSELIPAIGTIFSGGSETSGSSIAAFMAIVGTMVAYFAAVVINFGDFTRFVKTERQMKLGNLLGLPLNVAFFSFIALIITAGTLVLFGEALTNPADIVERVDSLPLTIVAALTFFAATVGINLVANFIPPAYDLANLFPSKISFKMGGLITALIAFFVGALWLSVISQIGVPGFVNALGAIVAPFYGIIVVDYYLIKRQHLNMQELFSSAPGSAYYYVNGWNTRALIAFGVAALFSLSTVLVPALSALGGYGWLIGAGLGGLFYYGLMRQFKTAPTYAEQKAS from the coding sequence ATGAAAGAGAGTAACGACGTAAGTGACCTGGATATTAAGCACATAGATCCCACGCTGTATAACGAGGATCTCGCGCCACTTAAACCCCAGGATCGTAACTGGGGCGCGTTTGAGATATTTAACGTTTGGTCTAACGATATCCAGAGCCTGTTTGGTTACACCCTGGCGGCCTCGCTGTTTTTAACCTACGGCCTGAACGGCTGGGCGGTGATGGCGGCGATTATTCTGGCGGGCGTGATCGTGATGTTTCTCGTCAATCTCACCGGTAAGCCCAGCGTTAAATACGGCATCCCCTTCCCAGTGATGGTGCGCGCCAGCATGGGCGTACGGGGCGCAAACCTACCCGCGATGCTGCGCGCCATCGTGGGGATTTTTTGGTACGGGGTGCAGACCTACTTCGCCTCTACCGCCGTCACCCTCCTCATTACCGCCTTTGTGGGAGCAGGCAGCGGCAGCACCTTCCTGGGGCTTTCCGGCGTGGCCTGGGTGTCATTTGTGATTGTGTGGCTGTTTCAAATCGCCATTTTCTGGCAAGGCATCGAGCGCATTAAGCACTTTCTCAACTGGGCGGGCCCGTTGGTCTACGTGGTGATGTTAGTGCTGATGATTATTGTCTGGTACAAGGCGGGAAGTGAACTGATTCCTGCCATTGGCACCATTTTTAGCGGTGGCAGTGAGACCAGCGGTAGTTCGATCGCCGCCTTTATGGCGATTGTCGGCACCATGGTGGCGTACTTTGCAGCGGTGGTGATCAACTTCGGCGATTTCACCCGCTTTGTGAAAACCGAGCGTCAGATGAAGCTGGGTAACCTGCTGGGCTTGCCATTGAACGTCGCCTTCTTCTCGTTTATCGCGCTGATTATTACCGCAGGCACGCTGGTGCTGTTTGGTGAGGCGCTAACCAATCCCGCCGATATCGTTGAGCGGGTAGATTCATTGCCGCTCACGATTGTCGCCGCACTAACCTTCTTCGCCGCCACGGTGGGTATCAACCTAGTCGCCAACTTCATTCCCCCCGCCTACGACCTGGCCAACCTATTCCCCAGCAAAATCAGCTTCAAGATGGGCGGCCTGATTACCGCGCTGATTGCGTTCTTTGTTGGCGCGCTATGGCTTTCAGTCATCAGCCAGATTGGCGTTCCCGGCTTTGTAAATGCGCTAGGCGCCATCGTAGCGCCCTTCTACGGCATTATCGTGGTCGACTACTACCTGATTAAGCGCCAGCACCTGAACATGCAGGAGCTATTTTCATCAGCGCCAGGCAGCGCCTACTACTACGTTAACGGCTGGAACACCCGCGCCCTTATCGCCTTTGGTGTGGCGGCGCTGTTCTCGCTCTCAACCGTGTTAGTACCCGCGCTTTCAGCTCTTGGTGGCTACGGCTGGTTGATCGGTGCAGGCTTGGGTGGGCTGTTCTACTACGGGTTGATGCGTCAGTTTAAGACAGCCCCCACGTATGCTGAGCAGAAGGCAAGTTAA
- a CDS encoding zinc-binding dehydrogenase gives MNKYKRIVIANHGGVDVLNTVEEAIPEPKSGQVRVKVLAAGIGYADIMAQHGGYPLAPKIPFTPGYDFVGIVDYVSSDAVGVEKGQYVAALNPEFGCYSEYVCVPPELLLPVPEELDPAEVVSLILNYLTAHCILHKKGQLKNGETVLIHAAAGGVGTALLQLGGLLELKMYGTASVTKHPTVREYGGIPIDYKNQDFLEYIRNEVPDGVDAAFDPIGGLNLRRSYKAVKKGGRVISYGFAGDSFGGMKQMAIGVLQMAALNFWPDGKRVTLCATPGEVKKDNAWYRETLTELISMLAARQINPVIGARVPLMEVKRAHQMLEQGNVAGKVVLVCEP, from the coding sequence ATGAACAAATACAAACGTATCGTCATTGCCAACCATGGCGGCGTGGACGTATTAAATACGGTCGAGGAAGCGATTCCTGAGCCAAAGTCAGGGCAAGTCAGAGTCAAGGTTCTTGCCGCAGGTATCGGCTACGCTGATATTATGGCTCAGCACGGCGGTTATCCTTTAGCACCGAAAATTCCTTTCACTCCCGGTTATGATTTCGTCGGAATCGTAGATTACGTTAGTTCAGACGCTGTCGGTGTTGAAAAAGGTCAGTATGTGGCTGCGCTCAATCCAGAATTCGGTTGTTACTCGGAGTATGTATGTGTGCCTCCAGAGCTTTTATTGCCTGTTCCTGAAGAATTGGATCCAGCAGAAGTTGTAAGTCTAATTCTTAACTATCTTACCGCGCACTGTATTTTGCATAAAAAAGGCCAACTCAAAAACGGTGAAACAGTTTTAATTCATGCTGCTGCCGGTGGTGTTGGTACCGCACTTCTGCAATTGGGCGGGTTGCTAGAATTGAAAATGTACGGCACTGCCTCTGTCACCAAGCATCCCACCGTCCGCGAATACGGCGGTATCCCAATAGACTATAAGAATCAGGATTTTCTCGAGTACATTCGCAACGAAGTTCCAGATGGAGTCGATGCGGCATTCGATCCAATTGGCGGGCTGAACCTACGGCGTTCGTATAAAGCGGTAAAAAAAGGCGGCCGGGTAATTAGCTATGGTTTTGCCGGAGACAGCTTCGGCGGCATGAAACAAATGGCAATCGGTGTGCTTCAAATGGCTGCGCTTAATTTCTGGCCGGACGGTAAACGAGTAACGCTCTGCGCCACCCCTGGCGAAGTAAAAAAAGATAATGCATGGTACCGGGAAACTCTTACTGAACTCATTAGCATGCTTGCTGCGCGGCAAATAAATCCAGTCATTGGTGCAAGGGTGCCGTTAATGGAAGTAAAGCGCGCACATCAAATGCTGGAGCAAGGCAACGTTGCCGGTAAGGTTGTTTTGGTTTGCGAGCCGTAA
- a CDS encoding DUF6194 family protein codes for MQKKEISEYILDQYRGVVAVDAWGEQSFFYNPDRRLPRGVYFATLKDKDGDNDKGSNLSREGVLRFNFGISKSSYEEALGKRPARPAAGGVVNTGHNFTELNTLLPHPVYAWMSWVCVLNPDKAMIQELEPLLNESYDLVVKKYAKRIKS; via the coding sequence GTGCAAAAAAAGGAAATTTCGGAGTATATTCTTGACCAATATCGGGGAGTAGTGGCGGTCGATGCTTGGGGTGAGCAGTCCTTCTTCTATAACCCTGACCGGCGGCTTCCTCGAGGCGTCTATTTTGCAACACTCAAGGACAAGGATGGGGACAATGACAAGGGTTCGAATCTCAGTCGTGAGGGCGTGTTGCGCTTCAATTTCGGCATAAGTAAATCGTCCTACGAGGAAGCATTGGGGAAAAGGCCCGCCAGGCCCGCTGCAGGTGGGGTGGTGAATACGGGGCATAATTTCACCGAGTTAAATACGCTGTTACCGCACCCGGTATACGCATGGATGTCTTGGGTATGTGTTCTCAATCCCGACAAAGCCATGATCCAAGAGTTGGAACCTTTGCTCAATGAGTCCTATGATCTTGTGGTCAAAAAGTATGCTAAACGCATCAAGTCATAA
- a CDS encoding GNAT family N-acetyltransferase — protein sequence MRFVERSDHLKLLEIWEASVRTTHDFLAEDDLQELKPLILEQYFDAVDLRCAKNGHGEIQGFCGVHDGNIEMLFIAPDARGKGVGAMLTANAIDEQGASKVDVNEQNVQALGFLPTYWLFGNRALTS from the coding sequence TTGAGATTCGTAGAAAGATCAGATCACCTTAAGCTACTAGAAATCTGGGAAGCCTCGGTCAGAACAACCCATGATTTTCTGGCCGAAGATGATCTACAGGAGTTAAAGCCGTTAATTCTGGAGCAGTATTTTGATGCCGTTGATTTAAGGTGTGCTAAAAATGGCCATGGTGAAATACAAGGGTTCTGCGGCGTTCATGACGGTAATATTGAGATGTTGTTCATTGCACCAGATGCGCGCGGAAAAGGCGTTGGTGCCATGTTAACTGCCAATGCTATCGATGAGCAGGGAGCGTCAAAGGTCGACGTCAATGAACAGAATGTTCAGGCGCTTGGTTTTTTACCAACATATTGGCTTTTCGGTAACAGGGCGCTCACCAGTTGA
- the modF gene encoding molybdate ABC transporter ATP-binding protein ModF, whose translation MEPSSRLERIQLNKATISFDDRFTLSEIDWIIEPHQHWVITGTNGSGKSALAAALAGVGKIEAGTIQGLPKNIGLVSFEAQAELIAKELKKDDADIMDVISLGTPVSEMIFEQCQDPELASELVDKFGLTKLLDRAFRKLSTGETRKVMLIRALSSKPDLLILDEPFDGLDVDTLAMLQAHLASIIDTVPMVMVLNRFDEMPDFITHVAYLDKERLEKKRGDKKRGDSGRLAFTVERQDEAAFNELYQLLHLKTTDLSLPEADPASKLPALDPSQPLVKLKQATIQYGDTVIVDKLDWTIEQGQHWQLSGPNGSGKTCVLSLITGDHPQCYTNDIFVFGFQRGNGESIWQIKQFIGYVSTALQWEYRVSTSCKNVIISGFYDSIGVYTKATDHQKKIADQWLVLLGMQERADQPFNKLSYGDQRLLLIARAMVKHPPLLILDEPCLGLDDMNRQLVLALIEKICAGKETTVLYVNHHTEDKIKEIDNHLALEKNH comes from the coding sequence ATGGAGCCTTCAAGCCGCTTAGAGCGTATTCAGCTAAACAAAGCGACGATCAGTTTTGATGATCGCTTCACCCTAAGCGAGATTGATTGGATCATTGAACCCCACCAGCATTGGGTTATCACTGGCACCAATGGCTCAGGCAAATCGGCCCTGGCGGCAGCGTTGGCTGGCGTTGGTAAGATTGAAGCGGGCACTATTCAAGGGCTTCCCAAAAACATTGGCTTGGTCTCTTTCGAAGCGCAGGCCGAGCTCATCGCCAAAGAGCTAAAAAAAGACGATGCCGATATCATGGATGTCATCTCACTCGGCACACCCGTTAGTGAAATGATTTTCGAGCAGTGCCAAGACCCTGAACTTGCCAGCGAGCTGGTCGATAAGTTCGGTCTTACGAAGCTACTCGACCGCGCCTTTCGTAAGCTCTCCACGGGCGAAACCCGAAAAGTCATGCTGATTCGTGCACTGTCGAGCAAGCCGGACTTGCTGATTTTAGACGAGCCGTTTGATGGTTTGGACGTCGACACCCTAGCCATGCTGCAAGCCCATCTCGCCTCCATCATAGACACCGTTCCCATGGTGATGGTGCTGAATCGCTTTGATGAGATGCCAGACTTTATCACTCACGTGGCTTATCTGGATAAAGAGCGTTTAGAGAAAAAGAGAGGGGATAAGAAACGAGGAGATAGTGGACGTTTAGCGTTCACGGTAGAGCGTCAGGATGAAGCTGCCTTCAATGAGCTTTATCAGTTGCTGCATCTGAAAACCACTGACCTAAGCCTGCCAGAAGCGGATCCAGCCAGCAAATTACCTGCTCTTGACCCCAGTCAGCCGTTAGTGAAGCTCAAACAAGCAACTATCCAATACGGCGACACCGTGATTGTCGATAAGCTGGATTGGACGATAGAGCAGGGCCAGCACTGGCAACTAAGTGGCCCTAACGGTAGCGGCAAAACCTGTGTTTTGTCCCTGATCACGGGGGATCATCCGCAGTGCTATACCAACGACATTTTTGTGTTTGGCTTCCAGCGCGGTAACGGCGAAAGCATCTGGCAGATCAAGCAGTTTATCGGCTATGTCTCCACTGCCCTGCAGTGGGAGTATCGCGTCAGCACCAGCTGCAAAAACGTGATTATTTCAGGTTTTTACGACAGCATCGGCGTGTACACAAAAGCCACCGATCATCAGAAAAAAATCGCCGACCAGTGGCTGGTACTACTCGGCATGCAAGAGCGCGCCGATCAGCCCTTCAACAAACTCTCTTACGGCGACCAGCGTTTGCTGCTTATCGCCCGCGCCATGGTGAAACACCCGCCGCTGTTGATTCTAGACGAGCCTTGCCTGGGCCTGGACGATATGAACCGCCAACTGGTGCTAGCGCTTATTGAGAAAATTTGTGCAGGGAAAGAGACCACGGTGCTTTACGTGAATCACCACACGGAAGATAAAATAAAAGAAATAGACAACCATTTGGCGCTGGAGAAGAATCACTAG